Proteins encoded within one genomic window of Polaribacter sp. NJDZ03:
- a CDS encoding GNAT family N-acetyltransferase, giving the protein MITIQTVKEEDLKDVLALEQLVFNAGSYPAFVIRQLFDISNNLFIVAKENNKILGFAVGALNTNNKKAWILSLGVHPEARSKQIRKQLTNKLVNLLKEENCLEICLTVHPDNAPAIKIYKELSFKGETILENYFLENEKRIIMTLKNS; this is encoded by the coding sequence ATGATTACTATTCAAACTGTAAAAGAAGAAGACTTAAAAGATGTGTTAGCACTTGAGCAACTTGTTTTTAATGCAGGTAGTTACCCTGCTTTTGTAATTCGTCAACTATTTGATATTTCTAATAATTTATTTATTGTAGCCAAAGAAAATAATAAAATTTTAGGTTTTGCAGTAGGTGCTTTAAACACTAACAACAAAAAAGCATGGATTTTATCATTAGGAGTGCATCCTGAAGCGAGAAGCAAACAAATAAGAAAACAACTAACCAATAAATTAGTCAACCTTTTAAAAGAGGAAAATTGTTTAGAAATATGCTTAACAGTGCATCCTGATAATGCTCCAGCAATTAAAATTTATAAAGAGTTAAGTTTTAAAGGCGAAACAATTTTAGAAAACTATTTTCTAGAGAATGAAAAAAGAATTATTATGACATTAAAAAATAGTTAA